Proteins encoded within one genomic window of Bacillus sp. 1NLA3E:
- a CDS encoding MaoC family dehydratase, whose translation MQELSYMDINVGDHASFSKTISESDIYQFAGITGDFNPLHVDNEFAKNSIFKERISHGLLTAGFISTVIGMKLPGVNSIYLTQNLKFLGPVKIGDTVKAEVKVLEKIDRKKIIRLQTLVKNQHGEIVVDGEATVMKKV comes from the coding sequence ATGCAAGAACTTTCCTACATGGATATTAACGTTGGGGATCATGCATCTTTTTCTAAAACGATTTCCGAGTCTGATATTTATCAATTTGCAGGGATTACGGGTGATTTTAACCCATTGCATGTTGACAACGAATTTGCAAAGAACTCAATTTTCAAAGAACGGATTTCACATGGTCTATTGACGGCGGGATTTATTTCAACCGTTATTGGAATGAAGCTCCCAGGAGTTAACTCAATATACTTAACCCAAAATTTAAAATTTTTAGGACCTGTCAAAATTGGCGACACTGTCAAAGCTGAAGTGAAGGTTCTGGAAAAAATCGATCGAAAAAAAATTATCCGCCTTCAAACTCTGGTAAAAAATCAACACGGGGAAATTGTAGTGGATGGAGAAGCGACGGTAATGAAAAAAGTTTAA
- a CDS encoding phaP protein has protein sequence MATKKNDVKVVNVMDVFWDGWFNSFKTFHSLQNGVEEQSLQVIETQKDWIKSTGEQLSRLEEDTKKLTSDWLGNLQSTLNKAQSEFGGQNILEWTDKLEEIGFKSDISDFSPSKAFTDMLSKSHSHLEETLKSAFDQQQKNRTEILKALEVYVDQLKQSQNGVMKTFELYNPLVTK, from the coding sequence ATGGCTACAAAAAAAAATGATGTTAAGGTTGTGAATGTAATGGATGTATTTTGGGATGGATGGTTTAATAGCTTTAAAACGTTTCACTCTCTTCAAAATGGGGTTGAAGAGCAGTCGTTACAGGTAATTGAAACACAAAAGGATTGGATCAAATCAACTGGCGAACAACTTTCACGATTAGAAGAAGACACAAAAAAATTGACATCAGATTGGCTTGGGAATTTACAAAGTACCTTAAATAAAGCACAAAGCGAATTTGGTGGACAAAACATACTTGAGTGGACAGATAAATTAGAAGAAATTGGCTTTAAATCAGATATCTCTGACTTTAGCCCTAGCAAAGCATTTACAGATATGCTTTCGAAATCTCATTCTCATTTAGAAGAAACGCTAAAAAGCGCGTTTGATCAACAACAAAAAAATCGTACTGAAATTTTGAAAGCATTAGAGGTTTATGTGGATCAGCTAAAGCAATCCCAGAATGGTGTCATGAAAACTTTCGAATTATACAATCCTTTAGTAACAAAATAG
- a CDS encoding poly(R)-hydroxyalkanoic acid synthase subunit PhaE, translating into MTQKTKLDPFSVWKSIYEKTEEKWNGVIHETMQKEAFSEWMGQVQNGYLEYQGAVQNTTEAYLKQVNMPTRDEISNVASLIINLEEKVENLDQKIEDELLVNNSQSEINKLKASIAKLDKKIDTLLKAVQLNEEVTPVAASVAPATPVEKK; encoded by the coding sequence GTGACACAAAAAACGAAATTGGATCCATTTTCTGTCTGGAAGAGTATTTATGAAAAAACAGAGGAAAAGTGGAATGGTGTTATTCATGAAACAATGCAGAAAGAAGCATTTTCAGAATGGATGGGCCAAGTTCAAAACGGATACTTGGAATATCAAGGCGCTGTTCAAAATACAACTGAAGCCTATTTAAAACAAGTTAATATGCCTACACGGGATGAAATATCAAATGTAGCTTCTCTTATTATTAACTTAGAGGAAAAAGTTGAAAACCTTGATCAAAAAATCGAGGATGAATTGTTAGTCAATAATTCACAATCAGAAATCAATAAATTAAAAGCTAGTATCGCTAAACTGGATAAAAAAATTGATACCCTGTTAAAGGCAGTTCAATTGAATGAAGAAGTCACTCCAGTTGCTGCATCCGTAGCACCCGCTACACCAGTAGAAAAAAAATAA
- the fabG gene encoding 3-oxoacyl-[acyl-carrier-protein] reductase — MTTIEKNLVNQIEDTYNLKDKVVIVTGSSKGIGATIAKELAKKGANVVVNYNASSASAESIVDEITEFGGKAIACKANVSNLEEAQLLVEKTISEFGRIDILVNNAGITRDRTFRKLSQAEWNEVINVNLNSVYHTTSAVINVMLEQKFGRIINISSVIGQSGGFGQTNYSAAKAGMIGFTKSLALETARSGITVNAICPGFIATEMTAEIPANVMEGIVGKIPMKRLGKTSEIAEAVIFLANSEYITGQCINVNGGLYM, encoded by the coding sequence ATGACTACTATTGAAAAGAATCTTGTTAACCAAATCGAGGATACATACAATTTAAAGGATAAAGTTGTAATTGTAACTGGTAGCTCAAAAGGAATTGGGGCAACAATCGCTAAAGAACTTGCTAAAAAAGGCGCGAATGTTGTCGTTAATTACAATGCAAGCTCTGCATCAGCTGAAAGTATTGTAGACGAAATTACTGAATTTGGCGGCAAGGCTATTGCTTGCAAAGCTAACGTTAGTAATTTGGAAGAGGCACAATTATTAGTTGAAAAAACAATCAGTGAATTTGGTCGAATCGACATTCTTGTAAATAACGCTGGTATTACAAGAGACCGTACTTTCCGCAAACTTAGCCAAGCTGAATGGAACGAGGTTATCAACGTTAACCTTAATAGTGTTTACCACACAACTTCTGCTGTAATCAATGTAATGTTAGAACAAAAATTTGGCCGTATTATCAATATCAGTTCTGTTATTGGACAATCTGGCGGATTTGGTCAAACAAATTATTCTGCTGCAAAAGCTGGAATGATCGGTTTCACAAAATCACTTGCATTGGAAACTGCAAGAAGCGGTATCACTGTAAATGCAATCTGCCCAGGTTTTATTGCAACTGAAATGACTGCTGAAATTCCTGCAAATGTAATGGAAGGAATCGTTGGTAAGATACCGATGAAACGTTTAGGCAAAACATCTGAAATTGCTGAAGCCGTTATCTTCCTTGCAAACAGCGAGTACATCACTGGTCAATGCATAAATGTAAATGGCGGATTATATATGTAA
- the phaC gene encoding class III poly(R)-hydroxyalkanoic acid synthase subunit PhaC, producing MVLSATKEVESWINLLPEDIQRNYNRFKKVSDVLTRNPEPKVGQTPKEVIWTKNKAKLYRYQATKEKTNKVPLLIIYALINKPYILDLTPGNSFIEYMTNQGHDVYLLDWGTPGYEDRNLKFDDYVLEYIPRAVKKVLKTSGAEEISLLGYCMGGTLTSIFAALHPELPIRNLIFLTSPFDFSDTGLFTNWLDERYFNLDKVVDTLGIIPPEMIDLGNKLLKPLVNYIGPYVSLADRVENEAFVQSWQLMQKWVADGIPFPGEAFRQWIGEFYQQNKLINDDLYIRGRQVLLSNITANVLNIAAERDHIAAPDQVEPLLEKISSKDKTFTVMPTGHVSVIVGGSAIKRTYPTIDSWLTEHSK from the coding sequence ATGGTTTTATCAGCAACAAAAGAAGTAGAATCATGGATTAATTTACTGCCTGAGGATATTCAAAGAAATTATAATCGTTTCAAAAAGGTTTCAGATGTACTTACAAGAAACCCAGAGCCTAAGGTTGGTCAAACTCCTAAGGAAGTCATTTGGACTAAAAACAAGGCAAAACTTTATCGCTATCAAGCAACAAAGGAAAAAACGAATAAAGTTCCGCTATTAATTATTTACGCATTAATAAATAAACCATATATATTAGATTTAACACCTGGAAATAGCTTTATCGAATACATGACAAACCAAGGTCATGATGTTTACCTTTTAGATTGGGGAACTCCAGGTTACGAAGATCGTAATTTGAAGTTTGATGATTATGTTTTAGAATACATTCCACGTGCTGTTAAAAAAGTATTAAAAACGTCAGGTGCTGAAGAAATCAGCTTACTAGGGTATTGCATGGGTGGCACACTTACTTCTATTTTCGCTGCTCTTCACCCTGAATTACCTATTCGTAACTTAATCTTTTTAACTAGTCCGTTTGACTTTTCTGATACAGGTCTATTTACGAACTGGCTTGACGAGCGTTATTTTAATTTAGATAAAGTGGTTGATACATTAGGGATTATACCTCCTGAAATGATTGACCTTGGAAATAAATTATTAAAGCCACTTGTCAATTATATTGGTCCTTACGTAAGTCTGGCTGATCGAGTTGAAAATGAAGCATTTGTTCAAAGCTGGCAACTAATGCAAAAATGGGTTGCGGATGGTATTCCGTTCCCAGGTGAAGCATTTAGACAGTGGATTGGCGAGTTTTATCAACAAAACAAGCTTATCAACGATGATCTTTATATTCGTGGACGCCAAGTTCTATTAAGTAATATCACGGCTAATGTTTTAAATATTGCGGCCGAACGTGATCATATTGCTGCTCCAGATCAAGTGGAACCTTTACTTGAGAAAATTTCAAGCAAAGACAAAACATTCACAGTTATGCCTACTGGACATGTATCTGTCATTGTCGGTGGAAGTGCCATTAAACGGACCTACCCGACTATTGATAGTTGGTTAACAGAGCATTCAAAGTAA
- a CDS encoding nitric-oxide reductase large subunit: MNYRKLWISLSLVIIISFAILGYFGGRIYQVMPPIPDRVVTDDGRELFTGKDIQDGQNVWQSIGGQEVGSIWGHGAYVAPDWNADWLHRESIFILNKWGKADFGKKYVDLNEEQKAQLRARLKKEIRTNTYDKKTHVLTISKDREDAYRYLNSYYSGLFMNDPDLADIRNHYAIPKNTVKNQARMDDMTTFFFWSTWSTATNRPDSNITYTNNWPNEDLIDNRPTGELVIWSVVSFVMLLAGVGALTWYYAAQRHKEQHIEEVYPEKDPLLALSPTPSMKATLKYFWVVAALVVVQVGLGAVTAHYAVEGSGFYGIPLQKWLPYSVARTWHTQLGILWIATAWLATGLFMAPAVSGHEPKFQRGLVNILFVALLIIVVGSMAGQWFGVFQKFDNQTNFWFGHQGYEYVDLGRFWQIFLTVGLFIWLFLMGRALLPAFKKSREDRHLLAMFLIAATAIPLFYVPGLMWGQHTHLAMAEYWRWWVVHLWVEGFFEVFATVVIAFLFTRMGLLRTATASASVLFSTSIFLFGGIIGTFHHLYFSGTPLGVIAFGAVFSALEVVPLVIIGFEAYENLTLSRTKPWVTAYKWPIYCFVAVAFWNLVGAGLFGFFINPPIALYYMQGLNTTAVHGHTALFGVYGMLGIGLMLFCLKGLTGQRKWKTKLLSFAFWAINIGLALMVLLSLIPIGLMQTWASVEYGMWYARSAEFLQQDTVQTFHWLRVVGDTIFAIGVLALGWFILGLKTGWSVKDESPDFERTVGR, translated from the coding sequence ATGAATTATCGGAAATTATGGATTAGCTTAAGCTTAGTCATTATTATTTCTTTTGCAATTTTAGGATACTTTGGTGGACGAATTTATCAAGTAATGCCCCCGATTCCAGATCGAGTCGTAACGGATGATGGGAGGGAATTGTTTACAGGTAAAGATATTCAAGATGGACAAAACGTTTGGCAGTCTATTGGAGGTCAAGAAGTCGGAAGTATTTGGGGACATGGTGCATATGTAGCACCAGATTGGAATGCTGACTGGCTTCATCGAGAGTCAATCTTTATCTTAAATAAATGGGGAAAAGCGGATTTCGGAAAAAAATACGTGGACTTAAATGAAGAACAGAAGGCTCAATTACGTGCTCGTTTGAAAAAAGAAATTCGGACAAATACCTACGATAAAAAAACACATGTATTAACGATTTCAAAAGATCGAGAGGATGCTTATCGGTATTTAAATAGCTATTATTCGGGATTATTTATGAATGATCCGGACTTGGCAGATATACGTAATCATTATGCGATTCCTAAAAATACGGTGAAAAATCAGGCCAGGATGGACGATATGACCACATTTTTCTTCTGGAGTACTTGGTCAACCGCAACTAACCGTCCAGATAGCAATATCACCTATACAAATAACTGGCCGAATGAAGATTTGATTGATAATCGCCCAACAGGAGAATTGGTTATTTGGTCAGTAGTTAGTTTTGTAATGCTACTTGCTGGAGTTGGCGCACTTACTTGGTATTATGCTGCCCAACGCCACAAGGAACAGCATATTGAGGAAGTGTACCCAGAAAAGGATCCGCTCCTTGCACTATCACCTACTCCATCAATGAAGGCAACTTTAAAATATTTTTGGGTTGTAGCCGCTTTGGTAGTCGTCCAAGTAGGTCTTGGCGCAGTTACTGCCCACTATGCTGTAGAAGGGTCAGGTTTTTATGGTATCCCACTACAAAAATGGCTACCGTATTCCGTGGCGCGAACTTGGCACACTCAACTAGGGATTTTATGGATTGCCACTGCTTGGCTTGCCACAGGGTTGTTTATGGCACCAGCTGTTTCTGGTCATGAGCCAAAATTTCAGCGTGGTTTAGTCAATATTTTATTTGTTGCCTTGTTAATCATTGTGGTAGGATCAATGGCTGGCCAATGGTTTGGTGTATTCCAAAAGTTTGATAATCAAACAAATTTTTGGTTTGGGCATCAAGGCTATGAATATGTTGATTTAGGTCGTTTTTGGCAAATATTCTTAACGGTGGGTCTGTTCATTTGGCTGTTTTTAATGGGCAGAGCCTTATTACCAGCCTTTAAAAAATCACGTGAAGATCGACACTTGTTGGCGATGTTTTTAATCGCAGCGACAGCAATCCCGTTATTTTATGTTCCAGGATTAATGTGGGGACAACATACTCATTTGGCCATGGCTGAATACTGGCGCTGGTGGGTTGTTCATTTATGGGTAGAAGGATTTTTCGAAGTATTTGCGACAGTGGTGATTGCCTTCTTATTTACAAGAATGGGATTGCTACGAACAGCTACCGCTTCAGCCTCCGTGTTATTCTCAACCAGTATATTCTTGTTTGGAGGAATAATTGGAACCTTCCACCATTTATATTTCAGCGGTACACCATTGGGTGTCATTGCGTTTGGAGCAGTGTTTAGTGCATTAGAAGTTGTCCCACTGGTGATTATCGGATTTGAAGCCTATGAAAATCTCACTTTAAGCAGAACAAAACCATGGGTAACTGCTTATAAATGGCCGATATATTGCTTCGTAGCAGTAGCGTTTTGGAATTTAGTAGGTGCAGGATTGTTCGGTTTCTTCATTAATCCCCCAATTGCGCTTTATTATATGCAGGGGCTGAATACAACAGCTGTCCATGGGCACACAGCACTTTTTGGTGTTTATGGAATGCTTGGCATTGGATTGATGCTCTTTTGTTTAAAGGGGTTAACTGGACAAAGGAAATGGAAGACAAAGCTGCTAAGTTTTGCATTTTGGGCCATTAATATCGGCCTTGCATTAATGGTTCTACTAAGCTTAATTCCAATCGGACTAATGCAAACCTGGGCGAGTGTAGAGTATGGCATGTGGTATGCAAGATCTGCCGAATTCTTACAACAAGATACAGTGCAAACCTTTCATTGGCTTCGTGTTGTGGGTGACACTATATTTGCCATAGGAGTTTTGGCGCTAGGCTGGTTTATTCTAGGATTAAAAACAGGCTGGTCAGTAAAGGATGAGTCGCCTGATTTTGAAAGAACGGTAGGCAGATAA
- a CDS encoding DUF4023 family protein: protein MENTREFVEKLNENKKKQEKNKRTHGSGHPGRHLPQKQHD, encoded by the coding sequence ATGGAAAATACTCGTGAATTTGTAGAGAAACTGAATGAAAATAAGAAAAAACAAGAAAAGAATAAAAGAACCCATGGAAGTGGTCACCCCGGAAGACATCTACCTCAGAAACAGCATGACTAA
- a CDS encoding ABC transporter permease produces the protein MKLKDQFRFVRQNMKKSKTRVFMTILATAMGCAFLIVLASVGFGLQKSIVKDITEQRIVTEIEVHGKEVDKGNFQQLTNKDVKYFEKLGNVKAVTRRIQLQQQANYEIDNYQTSAETIVTHMPSEMKSGFELSSGRLPEKKDEVIVGYDFIKELASKDADPNDLYDKKGKVKAKYLYKEDLIGKRVALVVSKFENGKTEKKSIQVTVVGIGKKPSKQWSYDRNVFISEETLKEIETYTGTPRGMMKDPNNPDMKVPENMVNQYDQVKIYAKNVEAVKRISDRLEEKKYATYSVLNELKEINMVFTIVKAGLIFIGTIAILIASIGIYNTMTMAVTERAPDIGIMKAIGANPRTIKNIFLLESSYIGLIGALIGTVVSYAISYAVNFGLPLIIQQVFDEKLPKDLLFSYIPWSLPLICFIICYLVTILSGLRPAQRATKVDVLRAMRREV, from the coding sequence ATGAAGTTAAAAGATCAGTTCCGGTTTGTCCGGCAAAACATGAAAAAGAGTAAGACACGAGTTTTTATGACGATCTTAGCCACGGCAATGGGATGTGCGTTCCTGATTGTGCTTGCATCAGTTGGATTTGGCCTGCAAAAATCAATTGTCAAAGATATAACGGAACAAAGAATCGTAACAGAGATTGAAGTACATGGAAAAGAAGTGGATAAAGGAAACTTTCAGCAATTAACGAATAAGGACGTTAAATATTTTGAAAAGCTGGGAAATGTGAAGGCGGTAACCCGTCGGATTCAACTTCAGCAGCAAGCGAATTATGAAATTGACAATTATCAAACTAGTGCCGAGACCATTGTCACCCATATGCCCTCTGAGATGAAATCAGGCTTTGAGCTTTCTTCTGGTCGACTTCCTGAAAAGAAGGATGAAGTGATAGTAGGTTATGATTTTATAAAGGAACTTGCTTCAAAGGATGCTGATCCAAATGATCTATATGATAAAAAAGGGAAGGTTAAGGCCAAATATCTTTATAAAGAGGACCTAATCGGTAAAAGGGTTGCTTTGGTTGTTAGTAAGTTTGAAAATGGAAAAACGGAAAAGAAAAGTATACAGGTCACTGTTGTTGGAATTGGTAAGAAACCATCCAAGCAATGGAGTTATGATAGAAACGTCTTTATTTCAGAGGAAACCCTAAAGGAAATAGAAACATATACCGGTACACCAAGAGGGATGATGAAGGACCCAAACAATCCAGATATGAAGGTGCCAGAAAATATGGTTAACCAATACGATCAGGTCAAGATATATGCTAAAAATGTGGAAGCCGTAAAAAGGATTTCTGATAGGCTTGAAGAAAAGAAATACGCCACCTATTCGGTTCTAAATGAATTAAAAGAGATCAATATGGTTTTTACAATCGTAAAAGCTGGCCTTATTTTCATTGGAACAATCGCCATTTTGATTGCCTCCATTGGTATTTATAATACCATGACTATGGCCGTTACTGAGCGAGCTCCAGATATTGGGATCATGAAGGCTATTGGCGCAAATCCAAGGACGATTAAAAACATTTTTCTATTGGAAAGTAGTTATATTGGGCTGATTGGGGCACTGATTGGGACCGTAGTTTCATATGCAATTAGTTATGCTGTGAATTTTGGTCTTCCATTAATAATTCAACAGGTATTTGATGAAAAGCTACCTAAAGATTTATTGTTCAGCTATATTCCATGGTCATTACCTTTGATTTGTTTCATTATTTGTTATTTAGTGACAATCCTTTCTGGGCTAAGACCGGCACAACGGGCTACTAAAGTTGATGTGCTAAGGGCGATGAGAAGAGAAGTTTAA
- a CDS encoding ABC transporter ATP-binding protein has translation MITVQKISHDFEIGKKGRQTVIPVLKDVSFKVNKGEIVSIVGRSGSGKSTLLNLISGFIHPMQGEIWINGVLVTELNEAKFADFRIENLGFIFQSFQLIPSMTAFQNIELPLILKGVSEVARRKLTEEMLAKVGLLDYQDHYPGELSGGQQQRVSIARALIVNPPVILADEPTGSLDSETEDDLLQFIIDLNRDLGITFLIITHDDKVAKIGHRMIELKDGRILEEMIAS, from the coding sequence ATGATCACGGTGCAAAAAATAAGCCATGATTTTGAAATTGGGAAAAAGGGTCGTCAAACGGTTATCCCTGTGCTAAAAGATGTTTCGTTTAAAGTTAATAAAGGGGAAATAGTGAGCATTGTCGGCAGAAGCGGTTCTGGAAAATCAACACTACTAAATCTCATTAGTGGATTTATTCACCCTATGCAAGGGGAAATTTGGATAAATGGAGTTCTGGTTACTGAATTAAATGAAGCAAAGTTCGCAGACTTTCGTATCGAAAATCTCGGCTTCATTTTTCAAAGCTTTCAGCTAATCCCAAGCATGACTGCCTTCCAAAATATCGAACTGCCATTAATCTTAAAAGGGGTTAGCGAAGTGGCACGTCGTAAGTTAACGGAAGAAATGCTGGCCAAGGTGGGACTCCTTGATTATCAGGACCATTATCCGGGCGAGCTTTCCGGAGGACAACAGCAACGGGTCAGTATTGCTAGGGCATTAATTGTGAATCCCCCAGTTATACTTGCCGATGAACCTACCGGAAGTCTTGATAGTGAAACGGAAGACGATTTGCTGCAATTTATCATTGACTTGAATCGCGACCTTGGTATTACCTTCCTCATTATTACTCACGATGATAAAGTGGCAAAAATTGGGCACCGAATGATTGAACTAAAGGATGGTCGGATTTTAGAGGAGATGATTGCATCATGA
- a CDS encoding DUF6449 domain-containing protein, producing the protein MPLKMSLFNKEILLQILRSVGWVSIVYFIGLLFALPIRMMMTYSKDEFVKAPLDSLFQSDFVIQIVLLIIIPVLLAVFLFRFLHVKQSVDLMHSLPIRREMLFYHYVITGVGLLVIPVLLIAILVMITHASLDLDLYFGMRDVLYWVGVTILLNLVLFSAGVFVAMMTGISAVQGVLTYIFLLFPMGITLLIFFNLRIFLYGFPGDYYLNKDFEKMSPITYAAVLDGRPLQWGYGLFYAVLVIILFVLALFFYKKRKLEAASEAIAYSKLRSIFKYGVTFCTMLFGGVYFSEIQNTNLGWIIFGYVVGAIIGYFVAEMVLQKTWRVFSSLKGLAIYSAVIGLLIVVMQSLGIYEQKIPDQSEIKSVFLSDNPNIFIDNSETYAPYFVPSKMKGIENIEAVRKLHHQILADKKMNQELIDGQYETAFFMYNLKNGDQIVRQYRVNREIYEDYYKSIYESNEYKRTTKEIFQVDENKANKITITANFPYGKNVVISNPNEVIEAVQALKADILNESYEDEIYYQDRGSSIQIFIGKGRSVYLNFKPSYHKFAKWLEDKQLLDRSLVTSEDIDHVLVAEMKANDLVDMDENIKEIEKRKHLLKITDKRQIAQSLNQVGSRYKNKYIAIFYFNDGNYQEVYYLNEEHTPDFIKNYFK; encoded by the coding sequence ATGCCATTGAAAATGTCATTGTTTAATAAAGAAATCCTCCTGCAAATCTTAAGAAGCGTTGGCTGGGTCTCTATCGTGTATTTCATTGGCTTGTTGTTTGCATTGCCAATCAGAATGATGATGACCTATTCAAAAGATGAATTTGTCAAAGCGCCGTTAGACAGTCTGTTTCAATCTGATTTCGTTATTCAGATCGTCCTACTCATTATCATTCCAGTCCTGTTGGCTGTTTTCCTTTTTCGATTTTTACATGTAAAACAGTCTGTAGATTTGATGCACAGTTTGCCAATTCGAAGAGAGATGTTGTTTTATCATTATGTGATAACGGGTGTAGGGCTCCTTGTCATTCCCGTCCTCTTGATTGCCATTCTTGTCATGATCACTCATGCTTCTCTTGATTTGGATCTTTACTTTGGAATGAGGGACGTTTTGTACTGGGTGGGGGTTACTATTCTACTGAATCTGGTTCTTTTTTCCGCAGGAGTGTTTGTGGCAATGATGACAGGGATTTCAGCAGTCCAAGGTGTCTTAACATATATCTTTCTACTATTTCCGATGGGAATAACATTATTAATCTTTTTTAATTTAAGAATTTTTCTATATGGCTTTCCAGGTGACTATTATTTAAACAAAGACTTTGAAAAAATGTCACCGATCACCTATGCAGCTGTTCTTGATGGTCGCCCTTTACAATGGGGTTATGGGTTATTCTATGCTGTATTAGTGATTATCCTGTTTGTTCTAGCATTATTTTTCTATAAAAAAAGAAAACTGGAAGCAGCCTCTGAGGCGATTGCTTATTCAAAGCTGCGCTCAATATTTAAATATGGAGTTACTTTCTGCACGATGCTGTTTGGAGGGGTGTATTTCAGCGAAATTCAAAATACCAATTTGGGCTGGATAATCTTTGGCTATGTGGTAGGTGCCATCATTGGTTACTTTGTGGCCGAAATGGTTCTCCAGAAAACATGGCGGGTTTTTAGTAGTTTAAAAGGGTTAGCTATATATTCTGCTGTTATTGGATTACTGATTGTTGTGATGCAATCTCTCGGTATTTATGAACAAAAGATTCCTGATCAAAGCGAGATCAAGAGTGTCTTTTTATCGGACAATCCAAACATTTTCATTGACAATAGTGAGACATATGCGCCATATTTTGTTCCCTCTAAAATGAAAGGGATAGAAAACATTGAGGCAGTCCGCAAGTTACACCATCAGATCCTCGCGGATAAAAAAATGAATCAAGAGCTGATTGATGGTCAATATGAAACTGCTTTTTTTATGTATAACTTGAAAAATGGGGATCAAATCGTTCGTCAATACAGGGTCAATCGAGAAATTTATGAAGATTACTACAAATCCATTTATGAGTCAAACGAGTATAAACGGACTACCAAAGAGATTTTCCAAGTGGATGAAAACAAAGCTAATAAAATCACGATAACAGCGAATTTTCCTTATGGGAAAAATGTTGTCATTTCCAATCCTAACGAAGTTATAGAAGCAGTCCAAGCGTTAAAAGCTGACATATTGAATGAATCTTACGAGGATGAGATTTATTATCAAGACCGCGGCTCAAGTATTCAAATCTTCATTGGAAAAGGACGCTCTGTCTATCTCAACTTCAAGCCTTCCTATCATAAATTTGCAAAATGGCTTGAGGACAAACAATTACTCGATCGCTCCTTAGTAACATCAGAAGATATAGACCATGTCCTGGTGGCAGAAATGAAAGCAAACGATTTAGTGGATATGGATGAAAACATAAAAGAAATTGAAAAACGAAAACATTTATTGAAAATTACAGATAAAAGGCAAATAGCGCAAAGTCTTAATCAAGTAGGGTCGAGATATAAAAATAAATACATCGCCATTTTCTACTTTAATGATGGCAACTATCAGGAAGTGTACTATTTAAATGAGGAGCATACTCCAGATTTTATAAAAAACTATTTTAAGTAA
- a CDS encoding ABC transporter ATP-binding protein, translated as MIEMKNVSKLFDRQLAVENVNLSIHTGSIYGLIGSNGAGKTTLIKLLAGIYRQEKGEVMIDGQPVYENISLKQKIFYISDQPFFLAQYTTREMANLYKNLYPNWCEERFKKLVQSFDLNINKKIQSFSKGWQRQTAFILALSSKPDILILDEPMDGLDPVIRKKVKNLMIQDVADREMTILISSHNLREIEDICDHIGILHKGVLLLQKELDELKSDIHKVQVAYKEGLPKNVLKDLNVLHTETRGSVQLCIVRGQEEVIFEKIQKTNPVIFDLLPLTLEEIFIYEMGDIGYAIENVIV; from the coding sequence ATGATTGAAATGAAAAACGTCAGTAAATTATTTGATCGTCAATTAGCAGTGGAAAATGTCAACCTTTCCATCCATACAGGGTCCATTTATGGATTAATTGGTTCAAATGGAGCAGGAAAAACGACGTTGATCAAACTGCTTGCTGGAATTTATCGCCAGGAAAAAGGCGAGGTGATGATAGATGGCCAACCAGTTTACGAAAATATCAGTCTGAAACAGAAAATCTTTTATATCTCGGATCAGCCCTTTTTTCTCGCACAATATACTACACGGGAAATGGCTAATTTATATAAAAATCTCTATCCGAACTGGTGCGAAGAGCGATTCAAAAAACTCGTGCAATCCTTCGATCTTAATATAAACAAAAAAATACAATCATTTTCAAAGGGCTGGCAAAGACAGACCGCATTCATTCTTGCCCTTTCTTCCAAGCCTGATATTCTCATCCTTGATGAACCAATGGATGGGCTTGATCCCGTTATTAGAAAAAAAGTGAAGAACTTAATGATTCAGGATGTTGCAGATAGAGAGATGACGATATTGATTTCATCTCATAATCTACGTGAAATTGAAGATATATGTGACCATATTGGGATCCTTCATAAGGGTGTCCTATTACTGCAAAAAGAGCTTGATGAATTGAAATCAGACATCCACAAAGTGCAAGTCGCCTATAAAGAGGGGCTTCCAAAGAATGTTCTTAAAGATCTTAACGTACTCCATACCGAGACCAGAGGTAGCGTTCAGCTTTGTATTGTCAGGGGGCAGGAAGAGGTCATATTTGAAAAAATCCAAAAGACCAATCCGGTAATTTTTGACTTACTCCCCCTTACACTTGAAGAAATCTTTATTTACGAAATGGGGGATATCGGCTATGCCATTGAAAATGTCATTGTTTAA